In Lates calcarifer isolate ASB-BC8 linkage group LG4, TLL_Latcal_v3, whole genome shotgun sequence, a genomic segment contains:
- the LOC108882431 gene encoding zinc finger protein 250, translated as MSSVQCLREFVNERLTAAAEEISRVFEQTIVEYEEEIDRQRRLLDIVWKPEIRLHRTELPQQHVCKEEEVLTEQQLCNQERNSSLDQEEPEPPQIKEEQEEVCSSQEGEQLVLKQESQTFMLTPTNEESEHSEAEANSEQQLLSHNSPVAESQDQRGSQHVDPGSTTNAEPRPKRRRLKNTSHRNNEHNSPTTETHCDTQKGQQTLRCDTCGKTFKYKSQLDVHLIIHTGEKPYLCNTCGKRFSRKETCKRHMRIHTGEKPYLCNTCGKRFNDKASYERHMRIHTGERPYLCNTCGKRFNDKASYERHMRIHTGEKPYSCNTCGKRFCYTATYKSHMRTHTGEKPYLCNTCGKRFNDKAANKRHMRIHTGEKPYSCNTCGKRFSRTTHLQRHMRIHTNEKYFSGNEATMSSVQCLREFVNERLTAAAEEISRVFEQTIVEYEEEIDRQRRLLDIVWKPEIRLHRTELPQQHVCKEEEVLTEQQLCNQERNSSLDQEEPEPPQIKEEQEEVCSSQEGEQLVLKQESQTFMLTPTNEESEHSEAEANSEQQLLSHNSPVAESQDQRGSQHVDPGSTTNAEPRPKRRRRKNTPSSKKSFKCDTCGKTYQFKCRLIKHVRTHTGEKPYSCETCGKGFSYKPTLTRHMRIHTGEKPYCCNSCGKGFAGRDRLSLHMRIHTGEKPFACNTCGRRFSDKRHMKRHMRIHTGDKPFSKPKARVKIQSDVNTDRSFKSPQW; from the exons ATgtcttcagttcagtgtttgagAGAGTTTGTCAACGAGCgactaactgctgctgctgaagaaatATCCAGAGTCTTTGAACAAACTATCGTCGAGTACGAGGAAGAGATCGACCGTCAGCGCAGACTGCTGGATATCGTGTGGAAACCTGAGATAAGGCTGCACAGGACAg AGCTCCCACAGCAACATGTctgtaaggaggaggaggttctcactgagcagcagctctgtaacCAGGAGAGGAACTCCAGTCTGGACCAAGAGGAGCCAGAGCCTCCACAGattaaagaggaacaggaggaagtgtgcagcagtcaggagggagagcagcttGTACTGAAGCAGGAGAGCCAGACCTTTATGTTGACTCCTACTAATGAGGAAAGTGAGCACAGTGAAGCAGAAGcaaacagtgagcagcagctcctctctcaCAACTCTCCTGTAGCTGAGAGCCAAGATCAGAGAGGAAGCCAGCATGTGGACCCAGGATCAACTACAAATGCAGAACCACGGCCAAAGAGGAGACGTCTCAAAAACACAAGTCACAGGAACAATGAACACAACTCTCCCACAACAGAGACTCACTGTGACACTCAGAAAGGTCAACAGACTTTAAGATGTGACACCTGTGGGAAAACTTTTAAGTACAAGTCTCAACTGGACGTACATCTGATAAtccacacaggtgagaagccGTACCTGTGCAACACCTGTGGGAAAAGATTCAGTCGTAAGGAAACATGTAAAAGGCACATGAGAAtccacacaggtgagaagccATACCTGTGCAACACCTGTGGAAAAAGATTTAATGATAAGGCATCATATGAGAGGCACATGAGAATCCACACAGGTGAGAGGCCGTACCTGTGCAACACCTGTGGAAAAAGATTTAATGATAAGGCATCATATGAGAGGCACATGAGGAtccacacaggtgagaagccGTACTCCTGCAACACCTGTGGAAAAAGATTTTGTTACACAGCAACATATAAAAGTcacatgagaacacacacaggtgagaagccGTACCTGTGCAACACCTGTGGAAAAAGATTTAATGATAAGGCAGCAAATAAAAGGCACATGAGGAtccacacaggtgagaagccGTACTCCTGCAACACCTGTGGAAAAAGATTCTCTCGGACAACACACTTGCAACGCCACATGAGAATTCATACAAAT gagaaatatttcagtggtaATGAAGCAACAATgtcttcagttcagtgtttgagAGAGTTTGTCAACGAGCgactaactgctgctgctgaagaaatATCCAGAGTCTTTGAACAAACTATCGTCGAGTACGAGGAAGAGATCGATCGTCAGCGCAGACTGCTGGATATCGTGTGGAAACCTGAGATAAGGCTGCACAGGACAg AGCTCCCACAGCAACATGTctgtaaggaggaggaggttctcactgagcagcagctctgtaacCAGGAGAGGAACTCCAGTCTGGACCAAGAGGAGCCAGAGCCTCCACAGattaaagaggaacaggaggaagtgtgcagcagtcaggagggagagcagcttGTACTGAAGCAGGAGAGCCAGACCTTTATGTTGACTCCTACTAATGAGGAAAGTGAGCACAGTGAAGCAGAAGcaaacagtgagcagcagctcctctctcaCAACTCTCCTGTAGCTGAGAGCCAAGATCAGAGAGGAAGCCAGCATGTGGACCCAGGATCAACTACAAATGCAGAACCACGGCCAAAGAGGAGACGTCGCAAAAACACTCCAAGCAGTAAAAAGTCTTTCAAATGCGACACGTGTGGAAAAACATATCAGTTTAAGTGCCGGTTGATTAAACATGTGAGGacccacacaggagagaaaccataTTCTTGTGAAACATGTGGGAAAGGATTTAGTTACAAGCCAACATTGACCAGGCACATGAGAATCCACACAGGGGAGAAACCATACTGTTGCAACAGCTGTGGGAAAGGATTTGCTGGTCGTGACCGCTTGTCGCTCCACATGAGAatccacacaggtgagaaaccaTTTGCCTGCAACACCTGTGGGAGAAGATTTAGTGACAAGAGACATATGAAAAGGCACATGAGGATCCATACGGGTGACAAACCATTTTCCAAACCCAAGGCGAGAGTAAAAATTCAATCGGACGTTAACACTGATCGATCCTTTAAGAGCCCACAGTGGTGA
- the LOC108882462 gene encoding zinc finger protein 664: MSSVQCLREFVNERLTAAAEEISRVFEQTIVEYEEEIDRQRRLLDIVWKPEIRLHRTELPQQHVCKEEEVLTEQQLCNQERNSSLDQEEPEPPQIKEEQEEVCSSQEGEQLVLKQESQTFMLTPTNEESEHSEAEANSEQQLLSHNSPVAESQDQRGSQHVDPGSTTNAETQTKRRRRKNTSHRNNEHNSPTTEAHCDTQKGQQTLRCDTCGKTFQYESKLNVHLRSHTGERPYVCNTCGKKFSQTSALKNHERIHTGEKPYSCETCGKGFRTSTALLLHMRTHTGERPYVCSTCGKGFRCSSGLLVHTRSHTGEKPYSCKICGRAFKRNSGLKLHMSIHTGEKPYVCKTCGKRFCRISLLKWHMRIHTGVKPHSCEICGTSFLCNSVLKVHMRTHTGEKPYTCNTCGKKFSQRSSLNVHLKTHTGEKLYTCST; encoded by the exons ATgtcttcagttcagtgtttgagAGAGTTTGTCAACGAGCgactaactgctgctgctgaagaaatATCCAGAGTCTTTGAACAAACTATCGTCGAGTACGAGGAAGAGATCGATCGTCAGCGCAGACTGCTGGATATCGTGTGGAAACCTGAGATAAGGCTGCACAGGACAG AGCTCCCACAGCAACATGTctgtaaggaggaggaggttctcactgagcagcagctctgtaacCAGGAGAGGAACTCCAGTCTGGACCAAGAGGAGCCAGAGCCTCCACAGattaaagaggaacaggaggaagtgtgcagcagtcaggagggagagcagcttGTACTGAAGCAGGAGAGCCAGACCTTTATGTTGACTCCTACTAATGAGGAAAGTGAGCACAGTGAAGCAGAAGcaaacagtgagcagcagctcctctctcaCAACTCTCCTGTAGCTGAGAGCCAAGATCAGAGAGGAAGCCAGCATGTGGACCCAGGATCAACTACaaatgcagagacacagacaaagaggagacGTCGCAAAAACACAAGTCACAGGAACAATGAACACAACTCTCCCACAACAGAGGCTCACTGTGACACTCAGAAAGGTCAACAGACTTTAAGATGTGACACCTGTGGGAAAACTTTTCAGTATGAGTCCAAACTAAATGTACATTTGAGAAGCCACACAGGTGAGAGGCCGTATGTTTGCAACACCTGTGGGAAAAAATTCAGTCAGACATCAGCACTGAAAAATCATGAAAGAAttcacacaggtgagaaaccaTACTCCTGTGAGACGTGTGGGAAAGGATTTAGAACTAGTACAGCCTTGTTGCTCCACATGAGAACTCATACAGGTGAGAGGCCGTATGTTTGCAGCACCTGTGGGAAAGGTTTCAGATGCAGTAGTGGCTTACTGGTGCACACGAGAAgccacacaggtgagaaaccaTACTCATGTAAAATATGTGGGAGAGCTTTCAAACGTAACAGTGGCTTGAAACTTCACATGAGTAtccacacaggtgagaagccGTACGTCTGCAAGACCTGTGGGAAGAGATTCTGTAGAATCTCGCTGTTAAAATGGCACATGAGGATCCACACAGGTGTGAAGCCACACTCTTGTGAAATATGTGGGACAAGTTTTTTATGTAATAGTGTCTTAAAAGTTCACATGAGAACTCATACAGGTGAGAAGCCATACACCTGCAACACCTGTGGGAAAAAATTCAGTCAGAGATCATCACTGAATGTTCATTTGAAaacccacacaggtgagaagcTGTACACCTGCAGCACCTGA